gcttTGCCTTGTGGTGAGATAAGTTCATGTTTGAGAAGTGCCATTACAACCATATGAGTGGAGTAGATGAATGGTGAGTGACTGTGGATACAGAAAATAGTCCTTAGGGCCATTGAATGGACTAAGGGTAGGCAGTGAAGGAATTCACCTCTCTGCATAGGCATTGGTTCCACCATCCTTATTCTCCTGTGAAAATTGGTGAAGATATTACTTGGCTTAGGACATAATGTGTGTGATTATTTAGGATTCAGTGAGcattgaggatgtggctgtggaATTCACCCAGGAGGAGTTGACTTTAGAGGACCCAACTCAGAGAAAAACACATAATGATGTGACAGTGAAGAACTGTAAGAACTTGGCCACAGTAGGTAAGACTGCCATCATTCCTTATAACCTCATACGGAATAGGTATATGCAAAGTATTTACTGTGCTGTAGGATCCATAATGTCACCTCTGTGAATGGAAACTAGCAAACACAATCTTccctaatactttttttttcccctttttttcactttgcattattggggattgaatttagggccttgggcctgctaggcaagcagcctaccactgagctacatccccagccctcccaatACATTCTAATCTATTGTggcaggtttttttccccctgtgtgtGATGCTATATGTTAAAtccagggtcttttttttttttaagagagagagagagtgttttaatatttattttttagttttcggcagacacaacatctttttttgtatgtgttgctgaggatcgaacccgggccgcacgcatgccaggagagcatgctaccgcttgagtcacatccccagccccaaatccagGGTCTTACATGTGCTGTTGACATACTTAATCACTGCACTGTATCCCCAACCTACTATGGTAGTTCTTAAAATGTTGTCCAGGTCCAGGTTCAGTAGCATCATTTACTGTTGTTGAAATGTAGTCTTGATTTCCACCTTTGACATACTCAGACTCTAGTTGTCCATTGTGTCTGTCAATTCCTCCACTTAAATCTCATGCACTATAATAATTATGAGTCACTAGTTTTACTTTATTGTAAGACTTTGGGGGTCTGAGGTTACCAAACTTTGGGATAAGGCTTTGAAATAATTTCACTGCTTTCATGAGAATTATAGACCTGAATCATAGGAAGATTTATCATCTCTTTTGTGAATGCATCTTTTCCCATGTGCAGGATGTCAGACGCTTATCAAACCCAGCCCTGCATCTTCcttggaagaagaggaagagttgATGACCATGCACACAGGAGTTCTCCAAGGTGAGTGTTTGTGGAGAACAGCCCTGATCAGTGACAGATTCACTATATTTGGAAACAATAGCAAGGGAACTCAGAAGTTATCTTTAACTCCAGAATGTTTTACTTTGTGTCCCAGTGTTCTTTGAGCTCGTGAAACAACATATTATTATTACTCAGGTTCATCATTttgatgtatgtatttttttaaatatttattttttagtgtagttggacacaatatctttatttcacttatttatttttacgtggtgctgagcatcggacccagggtcttgcacatgcaaggcaagcgcctaccgctgagccacaaccccagcccaggaagaaAAATTTGAACATCAAATATCAAAATACATACCTCAAAATGATGACcctaaagaataataatatatggGCTGTGGCCATAGCCTAGGGGCAgaagagcacttacctagcacatgtgagggttcaatccttagcaccacataaaaataaacaaacaaaataaaaaggcatgctgtctatacaaaaaaattttaaaaatgtttcatgagCTCACAGAACATCAGGACAGAAAGTACAGAAGATCTGAACATCAAATACTcccagttcatttttatttttatttttactttgagactgtCCTAAGATGCtgagggtcttactgaattgaacttgtgatcttcctgcctcagcctccctagtgacTGAGaatacaggcatgccccaccctgcctggcaagacttattttatttttggtagaagagattgaacccagtgcacttaacactgcaccacatccccagtttttattttgagacagggtctcactgagttgtttagggccttgctaagttgctgaggctggcttgaacttggtatcctcttgcctcagtctcttgagccactgggattataggcatgcctcatcccaaagatttatttttaactcctttaatctgctatttctttctttttcttctaatatacgtatatttttagatatatatagacataatatctttatttatttttatgtggtgctgaggatcaaacccagtacctcacatgtatgaggcaagcgctctaccactgagccacaaccccagccttgctatttctttctttaaacctaaattattgttattattattattttggtttgatTTCAGAATTGGATATGCAACTAAAAACCAAAGATTCAGCACTTCAGCAGAATTTTTTGACTGAACATACCTCCAGTGATATACAACTAGTAAGTTTAATAAAAGTGTATTTACTGTTTTACACATTCAGGTAAGATTGGGTACTCCATTATTGGATGTCAGGATATGGAAAGATACTTGAGAGAAACAGATTTCACACTAGAGAACACAGTGCCTTAGAACACTAACTCTGGTAATGATGAATTAGGGATATCCAAATTTGCTGTCAAACTTATTGTTTACATCCCCCAAATGACATAATAGACTGACCAGGAAGACACATTTCCTTGTAGGTAGACCTGTCTGCAGAGTTTTTCAGAGGGAAAAAGATCTATGTGAAGACTAAGGTTTTAGTTGAATTTCCCTCAGAAAGACACACTAATATTGGTGAGGGATTAACCTgaaattttttcagtatttttttattatcatgaatATTAAGTTCCCTTGTGCCTATTAGATACTTTCATTTTTTCCAGTGTTCTAACAGatagtaaggaaaataaaagtgtcttttttcaaagaatttctatAACTTGATTTATTGAGTCTTTGTAGTATGCTTCAGGAGTATGTtacaatggagaaataaaatgagaaaactccCAGTCTGTTTGTGGAGAGAGAAGTTTTATGTGTAAGAGGTACAAAAACCATATGATTGGAGTAGATCCACAGTGAATAAGTGTGAATAGAGAGGTTTCTCAGGACCTCTGAACCTGGGATAGAATATGGGAGACCTAACCATCCTATGTGAATATTGGTGTCACTTTCTCATTCACCATTGAATATTGGGTAGAGATGTTACTTGCCTCAAACCTCATGTGTGTGGTGCTTTAGGATTCAGTGACCTTTGAAGATGTGGCTGTGGACTTTACCCAGGAGGAGTGGACTTCACTGGACCCAACTCAGAGAAACCTTTATAAagatgtgatgctggagaacttCCAGAACTTGTCTACAGTAGGTAAGACTGCCATCATTTTTTTGTAGCCTCtcagaaataggaaaatattttgtaatatattttgtaatttgtaaTAACTGCATTCCAGGATTAGTGGTATCAGCTAGAATACAGTGGTATGATGGAAAGTAATAGAGACCCAGTCCCTTAATCTACTATGATTATTCTCAACCAGATATCTTTAGGATCAATAGCATCACTATCATTGTATTAGAGAAATATACCTtctagggatggggttgtggcgcAATGGTACAGTGctttgcctggcacgtgtgaggcactgggtttgatcctcagcaccgcataaaaataaataaagttatttatccatctacaactaaaaacaaaatattttttaaaaagtccctttTGAGATTTTGTCTTTGTCGCTCATGTTTTAACAATTCTTCAACATGAAATCTGAATTTAATAATGTAGAGTggaattttattactttaaaaaatttttagttttacatggacataatacctttatttaatttatttatatgcaatgctgataattgaacccagtgcctcacacatactaggcaagtgttctaccactaagccacatccccagcccctggaattaAAAAAAGCAATCTGAACTTAGGAACCACTGTTGCAATGTTTTTGTTTGAGAATGAGGACCTTTCTGCGCTTCTATTATATCCTTGTGAAAGAAATGTCTTGGTGGGTTTTTGATATTAGTTAAACAgcacaatatttatttaatgcctaAGACATTAGGAGTATTACACTTTTTCAGTGGTTTCTATATGAGTGAAGACCAAATGAGGATTTTAGGGATCAGACAAAACTGATCTCTTCAGGACTCCCAAAGCATGAGTATTTTATTTTGCGCTGTTTAGAAATAATTGAAATCCTTTTCATAAAAATGTAGTTtactggccaggcatggtggcacaagcctgttaTCCTAGCAGCTTAGGAGtcttgagacaggagaattgagagttcaaagccagcctcagcaacagcgaaatgctaaccaactcagtgagaccctgtctctaaataaaatacagaaaatagaactggggatgtggcttcatggttgagtgctcctgagttaatccctggtaccaaaaaaggaaaaaaaaaaaaatgttaacttatCATAGGAAGGTTTATCACACATGAGTGTCATCCATTAATGTATCATTCCCTGTGTATAGGACGTCAGCTGTTGAAACCCAGCCTGATTTCTTGGTTGGAGGAAGAAGTGCAGTTGACAATAGTAGAACGAGGCATTCTTCAAGGtaagtatttataaaaaatattttgtgtcatTTATAAGCTTTGAAGTATGAGGAAACTTCTTAAAAAATaccttcaggggctggggctgtagctcagtggtagagtgcttgcctagcatgtgtgaggcactcggttcgatcctcagcaccacataaaataaaggcattctgtccatctacaactacaaaaaaaaaaaaaaaaaaaaaaaaaaagatttaaaaaaaaaataccttcaatTTGAAAACTGAGGTTCTTGGACTTGTAAGTTCTAGGTTATCTTCAACTTCCCATGCTCCCTTAGTCCCTTACTTTGTCcagcctttttttcctttcctttgtactggggattgagacCAAGgtgactttaccactgagctacatatccctcttttttattttgagacagagtctcactaagttgcttagagcccctctaagttgctgagggaggCCTCTAACTTAGAATTATCCTTCCTCAGCTTCTGGAGttcctgggattgcaggtatgtgccaccacatctagGGAGTATATGGTGTTTTTGGTTGCACATGtttcctgctttccttctctgatatttaatTCTGTTCattacatctaattttttttatctttatttttgtctgtttatttatttattagttgtagttgggcacaatacctttattttagttatttatctttatgcggtagctgaggatcaaacccaggacctcgcacgtgctaggcaagtgctcttccgctgagccacaaatccagccccttaattattttagatttaatttttgtaGGACAAATTGTTAATAAATTTCTATATATTGGTCCTATATCCTTATGATTGCCAAATTTTAGACAGGTCATCTACTCAAACTTAACATGTTTAATATGAATACAATtgagatttattattttctttcaaaaccttgtatgtttttcttttttactgcaGAATGGGAGATGCACCTTCAAACCAAAGGGACAGCACTTCAGCAGGATGTGTTTTGGTCAGATACATCAAATGGGATACAGCTGGTAAGATTCAAAGAGATATTTCTTAATTTCCAAGTTCAGGGCAGATTGGGAATTCCATGATGGAAGTCAGCACAAATGAGAGATAATTTGAACTAGGTAGTCTTTACCAATCACAGTTTCTCTGGAGGGATGCCCTAAACTTAGTGTAATACTTGGTTCTTCAGAGTTCCTGCAAGTTCACATTCTTGTCAAAGATTGAAAAATCTTTTAATCTTCATTCATCTTTTTATGAATAGGCAAGAAGCCACAATGGAGAAGAACACTGTGACTCTAAGCAAGTTGGAAAAGTTTTTAGTGAACACTCATTCCTTCAGACATATGCAAGTACTCCTAATAAAGAGAACACTTCAGAGTGTAATACCTATGGAAAAAACTTCCTTCCATTGCTCAACAACACCTCTACTGAAGAAAGACGTTCTATGTTGAACCAGTGTGTAAAACCTTTTACCTTGACTCCAGATGTTTACCAGAAAAAATTTACTGATGATAAATCCTTTGAATGCAGTGACTGTGGGAAAACCTTTGTTAATGAGACACATCTTCAGGCACATAGCAGAATTCACAATGGAGAAAATATCTACAAATTGGAACAGTGTGGGAAAACTTCTACTAATTCCACAAGCCCCGATGGGTGTGTTGAAATGCCCACTGTAAAAAAATACTATGAAtgtaagaaatgtgaaaaattctTTACACATCCTCTTTACCTTAATATTCATATGCAAAACCACACTGTGGAGAAACCTTACGattgtaaggaatgtgggaaagccttcaccaAGCGCTCAAGCTTAATTGTACATTTACGAGAACACACTCGGGAAAAGTCCTATGAGTgcaaggaatgtgggaaagccttcctTCAACCCTCACGCCTTGCTGAACATATGAGAAgtcacacaggagagaaaccctTTCAGTGTGAACAATGTGGAAACGCCTTTGCCTCTTCATCTTATCTTACTACACATttgagaactcacactggagaaaagccctttGAGTGTGACATATGTGGGAAAGCATTTACACGTTCCTCTTACCTGGTGGGTCACATACGAACTCACACTGGGGAGAAACCATATGAATGTAAAgtatgtgggaaagccttcagtggGCGTTCATGGCTTACTATACACTTACGAAaccatactggggagaagccctatggaTGTACAGAGTGTCAGAAAGCCTTCACCAGCTTTGCTCAACTTACTGAACATACAAAAACTCACACTGGCGAGAAACCCTTTCAGTGTAAGGTATGTGCAAGAACCTTTAGAAATTCCTCCTGCCTTAAGACCCACTTTCGAATTCACACTGGAAtaaaaccctacaaatgtaattATTGTGGGAAAGACTTCACTGCACGCTCAGGCCTCACTAAGCAtgtgctaacacacaatggggagAAGCCATATGATTgcaaggaatgtgggaaagccttcagtacATCTTCAGCCCTTGTTGAACATATAAgaattcatacaggagagaagccctttGAATGTTACCACTGTGGTAAAGCCTTGGCTCATTCCTCATCTCTTGTTGGACATttgagaactcacactggagagaagccctttgAGTGTAACATGTGTGAGAAAGCATTTTCAACTTCATCCCACCTTCGCATTCACATgcgaactcacactggagagaaaccttatgaatgtaaggaatgtgggaaaaccTTCCCTGAACGCTCATGCCTTACTAAGCACTTAAGAACACATACTGGGGAGagaccctatgaatgtaaggaatgtgggaaggcgTTCACTAGCTTTTCTCAACTTAATGTGCACATAAAAACTCACAGTAGTGAGAAGCCCTTTCAGTGTAAGGTATGCACAAAATCATTTAGAAATTCTTCATCCCTTGAGACCCACTTTCGAATTCACACTGGAATAAAACCCTATAAATGCAATTATTGTGGAAAGGACTTTACTGCACGCTCAGGCCTTACTATACATCTACGAAATCACACTGGGGAGAAATCATATGCATGccaggaatgtgggaaagccttcactacTTCCTCAGGCCTTATTGCACACATAAGGAGTCATAAGGGGGAGAAACCCTTCGAATGTGACCACTGTGGGAAAGCCTTTGCTTCTTCCTCGTATCTTAATGTCCATTtgaaaattcatactggagaaaagctctTTCAGTGTACGGTGTGTGGAAAAACATTTACATGTTCTTCTTACCTTCCGGTCCACATGCGAACTCATACTGGTGAGAAGCCCTTTCAGTGTATAATATGTGGAAAGTCATTTCTGTGGTCCTCTTATCTTCGGGTTCACAtgcgaatccacactggagagaaaccctatgtaTGTAAGTACTGTGGAAAAGCCTTTACCGAGCATTCAGGCCTTAATAAACATTTgcgaaaacacactggagagaaaccatatgAATATAAGGAATGTGAGGATCCCTTCATTAGTTCTTCTGACATTAATGAACAGGAAAACTCTTTGAATGTAAGGAATTCAGAAAATCTTTTTGGAAGTCCTCTTGATCCTTAGTAATTGCAGTTGAATTCATAGTTGAGAAAACTCTTGGATATGAGCAGTGTATAAAAGTGTTGTTCATTTCAAAGACAAACTTATTCTGAGGATATACCATGAATTTAAGAACATGGGCGAGTCGTCATAATCTCAGTCCAGTATGTAAGAACTCATGTAAGCTATGTAGAATAAGAAACATGCTAACCCTGTAGTATTTCTTTGAGTCTTACTAAATATGCAAGATATCGCAATAAAATGTTCTAAGAGTGAAAACAGCATTCTGAGAGGTTCAGTGTTGACCTGTGTCTCACAGTGGGAAAAAGCTTCATGAAAGTCAGAAATGTTGGGaagtttatttgtattatttaaccTTGAGTGAAATGATGTTTTAAATGGAACAGAAACCATGTGTATGTAATATGGGATAAGCTTCACTGTGTTCTAAAATCTTGTATGGTTATAAACATGGCTTTCTGAGTGGTTCTATAGATAAATTTTGAATATTCCAAGCatttcaatatttgtttattt
This genomic interval from Marmota flaviventris isolate mMarFla1 chromosome 1, mMarFla1.hap1, whole genome shotgun sequence contains the following:
- the LOC114107848 gene encoding zinc finger protein 26-like; the protein is MDVTNLSHGGLLPVDPVYSHEDETEEESLVADCLRNDQDSVSIEDVAVEFTQEELTLEDPTQRKTHNDVTVKNCKNLATVGCQTLIKPSPASSLEEEEELMTMHTGVLQELDMQLKTKDSALQQNFLTEHTSSDIQLDSVTFEDVAVDFTQEEWTSLDPTQRNLYKDVMLENFQNLSTVGRQLLKPSLISWLEEEVQLTIVERGILQEWEMHLQTKGTALQQDVFWSDTSNGIQLARSHNGEEHCDSKQVGKVFSEHSFLQTYASTPNKENTSECNTYGKNFLPLLNNTSTEERRSMLNQCVKPFTLTPDVYQKKFTDDKSFECSDCGKTFVNETHLQAHSRIHNGENIYKLEQCGKTSTNSTSPDGCVEMPTVKKYYECKKCEKFFTHPLYLNIHMQNHTVEKPYDCKECGKAFTKRSSLIVHLREHTREKSYECKECGKAFLQPSRLAEHMRSHTGEKPFQCEQCGNAFASSSYLTTHLRTHTGEKPFECDICGKAFTRSSYLVGHIRTHTGEKPYECKVCGKAFSGRSWLTIHLRNHTGEKPYGCTECQKAFTSFAQLTEHTKTHTGEKPFQCKVCARTFRNSSCLKTHFRIHTGIKPYKCNYCGKDFTARSGLTKHVLTHNGEKPYDCKECGKAFSTSSALVEHIRIHTGEKPFECYHCGKALAHSSSLVGHLRTHTGEKPFECNMCEKAFSTSSHLRIHMRTHTGEKPYECKECGKTFPERSCLTKHLRTHTGERPYECKECGKAFTSFSQLNVHIKTHSSEKPFQCKVCTKSFRNSSSLETHFRIHTGIKPYKCNYCGKDFTARSGLTIHLRNHTGEKSYACQECGKAFTTSSGLIAHIRSHKGEKPFECDHCGKAFASSSYLNVHLKIHTGEKLFQCTVCGKTFTCSSYLPVHMRTHTGEKPFQCIICGKSFLWSSYLRVHMRIHTGEKPYVCKYCGKAFTEHSGLNKHLRKHTGEKPYEYKECEDPFISSSDINEQENSLNVRNSENLFGSPLDP